The following proteins are encoded in a genomic region of Ctenopharyngodon idella isolate HZGC_01 chromosome 12, HZGC01, whole genome shotgun sequence:
- the dydc2 gene encoding DPY30 domain containing 2, whose translation MDSQYVSRTLGRCLSEGLAELIELRPLDPIEFLSHWILKYKHNQELELEKSSHQRQLEEEQRRLHDETLHQKILQEEENRIRAAHEQIQRVPESEDESKPADLNLREDERETAADPTGHTESETVNELNDQEEETNEAAGEDQTSEILNPEEPLSQEDHRDTQNESNEADVPSEENQPGPEKTEDSDQRQMEKEEDEEDGGAETTT comes from the exons ATGGACTCGCAGTATGTGAGCAGGACTTTGGGCCGCTGTCTCTCCGAAGGTCTCGCAGAGCTGATCGAACTCAGACCGCTGGATCCCATCGAGTTCCTGTCGCACTGGATCCTCAAATACAAACACAACCAGGAGCTCGAGCTGGAG AAATCCTCTCATCAGAGACAGTTAGAGGAGGAGCAGCGGCGGCTCCACGATGAGACGCTCCATCAGAAGATCCTGCAGGAGGAGGAGAACCGGATCAGAGCCGCACATGAGCAGATCCAG CGAGTTCCTGAATCGGAAGACGAGAGTAAACCTGCAGATCTGAACCTGAGAGAAGATGAG AGAGAGACTGCAGCAGATCCTACTGGTCATACAGAGTCAGAAACAGTGAACGAGCTGAATGATCAG GAGGAGGAAACTAATGAAGCTGCAGGTGAAGATCAAACCTCTGAGATCCTGAACCCAGAGGAGCCGCTCTCTCAGGAGGATCACAGGGACACACAG AACGAAAGTAATGAAGCAGACGTTCCTTCTGAAGAGAACCAACCTGGACCAGAGAAAACAGAAGATTCTGATCAGAGACAGATGGAAAAA GAGGAAGATGAGGAAGATGGCGGAGCCGAAACCACAACATGA
- the selenou1b gene encoding selenoprotein U1b — protein MELLTRTVSSVASSFIEALRSFTELFLTQPLCATLSHLGETDLKTLDGDDRVFKARELWESSGAIIMAVRRPGUFLCREEASELSSLKPQLDDSGVSLYAVVKENIGTEIQDFRPYFNGEIFLDEKRGFYGPQERWMGVSGILRSGVWTNGWRAYQNGYWGNVRGEGFVLGAVYVIGPRQQGILLEHREMEFGDKVKISDVIQAVKQIKTERVSLKLK, from the exons ATGGAGCTGCTGACCCGCACCGTGAGCTCTGTGGCTTCGAGCTTCATCGAGGCGTTGCGATCTTTCACTGAACTGTTTCTCACACAACCTCTGTGTGCCACACTCTCTCATCTGGGTGAGACCGACCTCAAAACACTTGACGGAG ATGATCGAGTGTTTAAGGCCAGAGAACTGTGGGAGAGTTCAGGAGCGATTATCATGGCGGTGAGAAGACCTGGATGATTCCTGTGCAGAGag gagGCGTCTGAACTCTCCTCTCTGAAGCCTCAGTTAGATGACAGTGGTGTATCTCTATACGCTGTGGTCAAAGAGAACATCGGCACAGAGATTCAGGACTTCAGACCCTACTTCAACGGAGAGATATTCCTCGATGAGAAG AGAGGTTTCTACGGGCCTCAGGAGCGCTGGATGGGCGTCTCGGGGATTCTGCGGTCCGGCGTCTGGACCAACGGCTGGAGGGCGTATCAGAACGGATACTGGGGTAACGTGCGGGGCGAGGGCTTCGTCTTGGGTGCGGTTTATGTCATCGGACCACGTCAACAG GGAATCCTGCTGGAGCACCGGGAGATGGAGTTTGGAGATAAAGTCAAGATATCTGATGTGATTCAAGCTGTTAAACAGATAAAAACTGAACGTGTGTCTCTGAAATTAAAATAG